From a single Fusobacterium ulcerans ATCC 49185 genomic region:
- a CDS encoding M50 family metallopeptidase: MNILIAILVLGIIIFIHELGHFLTAKFFKMPVSEFSIGMGPQVYSYETMKTTYSFRAIPLGGFVNIEGMEVGSEVEDGFNSKPPLARFVVLFAGVFMNFLLAFILIFTMIYSNGKYIQNKEAVIGSVLPESKGSKVIFPKDKILKIDGIDIKEWNDIGKILTEKDPKIPIQVELERAGKIENVNLELTEEPESKRYIVGILPEYTVEKYGAGEAAKISLLSFEKIFADTLGGLKLIVSGKVKSEEISGPIGIIKVVGDASKEGVGILVWLTALLSVNVGILNLMPIPALDGGRILFVILELIGIKVNKKFEERLHTAGMLILFAFIFYITANDIFNLTR, translated from the coding sequence ATGAACATACTAATAGCTATTCTGGTCTTGGGGATAATAATATTTATACATGAACTTGGACATTTTCTTACAGCTAAATTTTTTAAAATGCCTGTAAGTGAATTTTCAATTGGAATGGGACCACAGGTATACTCATATGAAACAATGAAAACAACATATTCTTTTAGAGCTATTCCTCTTGGAGGATTTGTAAATATAGAGGGAATGGAAGTAGGGAGTGAAGTTGAAGATGGTTTTAACAGCAAACCACCTTTAGCGAGATTTGTAGTACTTTTTGCTGGAGTATTTATGAACTTTCTTCTTGCTTTTATACTTATTTTTACTATGATTTATTCAAATGGAAAATATATTCAGAACAAAGAAGCTGTAATAGGAAGCGTACTTCCAGAAAGCAAAGGAAGTAAGGTTATCTTTCCAAAGGACAAAATATTAAAGATAGATGGAATAGATATAAAAGAATGGAATGATATAGGAAAGATACTTACAGAAAAAGACCCTAAAATTCCTATACAAGTAGAACTGGAAAGAGCAGGAAAAATAGAAAATGTAAATCTTGAACTTACAGAAGAGCCAGAGAGTAAAAGATATATAGTGGGAATACTTCCAGAATACACTGTAGAAAAATATGGAGCAGGAGAAGCAGCAAAGATAAGTCTTTTAAGTTTTGAGAAAATATTTGCTGATACTTTAGGTGGACTTAAACTTATTGTAAGTGGTAAAGTGAAATCAGAGGAAATAAGTGGTCCTATTGGTATAATAAAAGTGGTAGGAGATGCTTCAAAAGAAGGTGTTGGGATTCTTGTATGGCTGACTGCACTTTTGTCAGTAAATGTAGGAATTTTAAACCTTATGCCCATACCAGCTTTGGATGGTGGAAGAATACTTTTTGTGATTTTAGAACTAATAGGAATAAAAGTAAATAAAAAGTTTGAAGAAAGACTGCACACTGCTGGAATGTTAATTCTTTTTGCATTTATTTTTTACATAACAGCCAATGATATTTTTAATTTAACAAGATAG
- a CDS encoding dTMP kinase, which produces MGKLIVIEGTDSSGKETQTKKLFERLLAEKYNVKKISFPNYDSPACEPVKMYLAGKFGEDAMKVNPYPISMMYAIDRYASYKMDWEKFYKEEGIIVTDRYVTSNMVHQASKIIDENKKSIYLDWLDELEYDKMDIPRPDLIIFLNMPTKMALKLMEERNNKITGEQKKDIHERDAAYLEKSHANACSIAEKYDWKEIKCTDGDRLKTIDEIGEEVYKLVRNII; this is translated from the coding sequence ATGGGAAAACTTATAGTTATTGAGGGAACAGATTCCAGTGGGAAAGAAACACAAACAAAAAAACTGTTTGAAAGACTTCTGGCAGAAAAATATAATGTGAAAAAAATATCATTTCCAAACTATGACAGTCCTGCTTGTGAACCTGTAAAAATGTATCTAGCAGGAAAATTTGGAGAAGATGCAATGAAAGTAAATCCTTATCCTATATCAATGATGTATGCTATAGATAGGTATGCTTCATATAAAATGGACTGGGAAAAATTCTATAAAGAAGAGGGAATAATAGTAACAGACAGATATGTTACTTCTAATATGGTACATCAGGCTTCTAAAATAATAGATGAAAATAAAAAGTCTATATATCTGGATTGGCTTGATGAATTGGAATATGACAAGATGGATATTCCAAGACCTGATCTTATTATATTTTTGAATATGCCTACAAAAATGGCTTTGAAACTTATGGAAGAAAGAAATAATAAAATAACTGGTGAACAAAAAAAAGATATTCATGAAAGAGATGCTGCGTATTTAGAGAAATCACATGCAAATGCCTGTAGTATAGCTGAGAAATATGATTGGAAAGAGATAAAATGTACAGATGGAGACAGACTGAAAACTATTGATGAAATTGGAGAAGAGGTATATAAATTAGTCAGAAATATCATTTGA